Proteins encoded in a region of the Coregonus clupeaformis isolate EN_2021a chromosome 9, ASM2061545v1, whole genome shotgun sequence genome:
- the LOC121573666 gene encoding UDP-glucuronosyltransferase — protein MGWGKNVPLLGLRTGMKMGQCLGQGLLALLCCLALCPGPVQGEKVLVMPVDGSHWLSMKLLVKELAARGHEMVVLVPETSILIQGSDYYRTETFSVPYSKAQLDESINKLKDGVFLKMPEVMDIFVNVQRLVDFTTMQVKGCEGLLYDEPLMQRLRGEGFQLMLTDPFLPCGSIIGDTFNIPAVYFLRGIPCGLDDRAAQCPTPPSYVPRFYSGNTDHMDFLGRVKNMVMYSLESYLCTVMFTSFDKLTSRYLEKDMTYRELLGHGAIWLLRYDYSFEYPKPRMPNMVNIGGINCGKRAPLPPDLQEFVDESGEDGFVVFTLGSLVSQMPEERAKQFFDAFSRIPQRVVWRYTGVVPVNAPANVRVMKWLPQNDLLGHPKVKAFITHGGTHGIYEGICNGVPMVMLPLFGDQGDNVHRMAVRGVGEVLSIFDVTSDKLVEALNKVINDKSYKEKMLKLSAVHKDRPIEPLDLAVFWTEFVMRHGGADHLRPAAHDLNWIQYHSLDVFALLLTIVLTVVMVTVKCCKVCFRKCCGMIWTMKMKSE, from the exons atggGTTGGGGGAAGAATGTTCCTCTGCTGGGGCTGAGGACGGGGATGAAGATGGGGCAGTGTCTGGGACAGGGTCTGCTGGCCCTGCTGTGCTGCCTGGCCCTGTGTCCGGGGCCTGTCCAGGGGGAAAAGGTCTTGGTGATGCCTGTAGATGGGAGCCATTGGCTGAGCATGAAGCTGCTGGTGAAGGAGCTGGCGGCCAGGGGCCATGAGATGGTGGTGCTGGTCCCTGAGACATCCATCCTCATCCAGGGCTCTGACTACTATAGGACTGAGACCTTTAGTGTCCCTTACAGCAAGGCCCAGCTGGACGAGAGCATCAACAAACTGAAGGATGGCGTGTTTCTCAAGATGCCGGAGGTAATGGATATATTTGTGAATGTGCAGCGTCTGGTTGACTTCACCACCATGCAGGTGAAAGGCTGTGAGGGTCTGCTGTATGATGAACCCCTGATGCAGCGCCTCAGAGGAGAAGGGTTCCAGCTTATGTTGACGGATCCCTTCCTACCCTGTGGATCCATCATTG gtgacacctTCAACATCCCAGCAGTGTACTTCCTGAGGGGGATCCCCTGTGGGCTGGATGACAGGGCTGCCCAGTGCCCCACTCCCCCCTCCTATGTACCACGCTTCTACTCAGGCAACACTGACCACATGGACTTCCTAGGGAGGGTTAAGAACATGGTGATGTACAGTCTGGAGAGCTACCTGTGTACAGTAATGTTTACCAGCTTTGACAAGCTGACTAGTAGGTATCTGGAAAAGGACATGACGTACAGGGAGCTGCTGGGACACGGTGCTATCTGGCTGCTGAGGTATGACTACTCCTTTGAATATCCCAAACCCAGGATGCCCAACATGGTCAACATAGGAGGCATCAACTGTGGTAAAAGAGCTCCACTGCCACCG GACCTGCAGGAGTTTGTGGATGAGTCAGGAGAGGATGGCTTCGTGGTCTTCACTCTGGGCTCTTTGGTCTCCCAGATGCCAGAGGAGAGAGCCAAGCAGTTCTTTGATGCCTTCAGCAGGATCCCTCAGAGG gttGTGTGGAGGTACACAGGGGTGGTGCCTGTGAATGCTCCAGCCAATGTCAGAGTGATGAAGTGGCTTCCTCAGAATGATTTGCTGG GCCACCCCAAGGTCAAGGCCTTCATCACCCACGGAGGAACCCACGGTATCTACGAGGGGATCTGTAACGGCGTTCCCATGGTGATGCTGCCATTGTTTGGTGACCAGGGTGACAACGTACACCGCATGGCAGTGAGGGGAGTAGGGGAGGTGCTCAGTATATTCGATGTCACCTCAGACAAACTGGTGGAGGCCCTCAACAAGGTCATCAATGACAAGAG TTACAAGGAGAAGATGCTAAAGCTGTCAGCGGTGCATAAGGACCGTCCCATCGAGCCGCTGGACCTGGCCGTATTCTGGACAGAGTTCGTGATGCGCCACGGAGGAGCCGACCACCTGAGACCCGCTGCTCACGACCTGAACTGGATCCAGTACCACAGTCTGGACGTGTTCGCTCTGCTACTTACTATAGTTCTGACTGTTGTCATGGTCACCGTTAAATGCTGCAAAGTCTGCTTCCGCAAGTGCTGTGGAATGATTTGGACAATGAAGATGAAGAGTGAGTGA